A stretch of the Mycobacteroides immunogenum genome encodes the following:
- a CDS encoding bifunctional cytochrome P450/NADPH--P450 reductase, translating into MSRDVRVVKPGEYTSPALPPEIDGIPCADGRTLPSGPLPGRPYALPADLLVEELGPLFYADFGVSRRLYACSLDLVEELCDETRFIKGITDRLDRFRPLAGDGLFTAYPGEPNWQKAHDVLLPGFSYSGLRNSHPAMLDINRQLLARWDASTDGPLVDVAEDLAKLAMDTVGLAGFGTRFDSYQREGLAPVPLSFALALQQMLAPGGGDQDLFTAEQQKLHTFIDALIAQHGNDAAEHENLLGLMLAPGSGTGPALELSSVHSQVLTFLIAGQDTTSTVMPTALYSLVKNPAVLHRAQAEVDALFGPEDEHPPTFDEIGKLRYIRQIVDETLRLSPPVREFDRMATEDTVLAGRYPVRQGEVVTVLTTSLHRQPQWGDNVETFDPDRFSPERSAGRPVNLFKPFGTGARSCIGRQFALHEATMAIATLVHRYRFIDSEHYQLRTHSDLLRKPVGFRVGLVRRTSQDRRHEPAAATAGPHETRQPTATAAPGSALTVFHGSNLGTCRALAHQLAEEATDLGYRTTVAPLDNAVETLPTEGAMVVVAASYNGQPTDDARQFLTWLDSAKPHPDSGLRYAVLGVGDRNWAETYQAIPRRIDEGLAAYGAIPILPRGEADTSGDFAGTVEAFSQALWISLGGVTGADASTVPLEAPLYELRAIDGPVTAAIDARFEVVPMTVLDNRELVSADNSLGQAKRLVRIELPADIDYRTGDHLTVLADNQPELVDKAAELLGLVLDRRISVNARRSTRRAIALDREVSVRELLTHFLELRKPATRSQLLRLAAANPCPPERAALEALADHPETRSLGIAGCLLEFPATKLSRAELLELFEPMSPRHYSIASSNRQSPRVVELVVSVLDAPARSGFGDFQGVASNYLANVTPGQQIRARVDQARQAFRAGADPSRNVILVSAGTGVAPFRGFVGDRMAALDAGEPFAPALCFFGIRHPEVDYLFREEFEAAERSGVVQMRPAFSRASKNGVKYVQDRIAADADHIWDLLGDPAKQTHVYVCGDGGKMAPAVRDAFLHIYREHTGADEPQARDWLIELVEADRYVEDVWTE; encoded by the coding sequence ATGAGCCGCGATGTTCGAGTGGTGAAACCAGGCGAATACACATCACCCGCGCTCCCTCCAGAAATCGACGGGATTCCCTGCGCCGACGGACGAACACTGCCATCCGGCCCGCTGCCTGGCCGACCGTACGCACTGCCCGCAGATCTGCTTGTCGAAGAGCTCGGACCACTCTTCTACGCGGACTTCGGGGTTTCACGGCGGCTCTACGCCTGTTCGCTAGATCTGGTCGAGGAGCTCTGCGACGAGACCCGATTCATCAAGGGCATCACCGACCGATTGGATCGGTTCCGTCCCCTTGCGGGCGACGGGTTGTTCACCGCCTACCCGGGCGAGCCGAATTGGCAAAAGGCCCACGATGTCCTGCTCCCCGGCTTCAGCTACAGCGGTCTGCGCAACTCTCACCCCGCCATGCTCGATATCAACCGCCAGCTCCTTGCCCGCTGGGACGCGAGCACCGACGGCCCGCTTGTGGATGTCGCCGAGGATCTGGCAAAACTGGCCATGGACACCGTCGGCCTGGCCGGGTTCGGGACACGGTTCGATTCCTATCAGCGAGAGGGGCTCGCGCCCGTCCCGCTGAGCTTTGCCCTTGCGCTGCAACAGATGCTGGCCCCGGGAGGCGGCGACCAGGATCTGTTCACGGCGGAACAGCAGAAACTACATACCTTCATCGACGCACTCATCGCTCAGCACGGCAACGATGCTGCCGAGCATGAAAATCTGCTGGGGCTCATGCTCGCACCCGGTTCTGGGACAGGACCGGCACTGGAACTGAGCAGCGTCCACTCGCAGGTCCTCACGTTCTTGATCGCCGGACAGGACACCACGTCCACGGTGATGCCCACCGCGCTCTACAGTCTGGTCAAAAACCCTGCCGTGCTTCACCGGGCGCAGGCAGAGGTGGACGCGCTGTTCGGGCCAGAGGACGAACACCCGCCCACGTTCGACGAGATCGGCAAGCTTCGCTACATCCGCCAAATCGTGGACGAGACATTGCGTCTCTCACCACCCGTCCGCGAATTCGACCGCATGGCCACGGAAGACACCGTGCTCGCGGGGCGTTATCCGGTGCGACAGGGCGAGGTTGTCACCGTCCTCACTACCTCGTTGCACCGGCAGCCGCAATGGGGTGACAACGTGGAAACGTTCGATCCCGACCGGTTCTCACCGGAAAGATCAGCGGGGCGGCCGGTAAACCTGTTCAAGCCCTTTGGCACCGGAGCCCGGTCCTGTATCGGACGGCAGTTCGCACTGCACGAGGCGACCATGGCGATCGCCACACTGGTACACCGATACCGCTTCATCGACTCCGAGCACTATCAATTGCGTACCCACAGCGATCTCCTTCGCAAACCCGTCGGCTTCCGAGTTGGCTTGGTGCGACGCACTTCCCAGGACCGCCGACATGAGCCAGCCGCCGCTACCGCCGGACCGCACGAGACGCGACAACCGACGGCCACGGCCGCGCCAGGATCGGCACTGACCGTCTTCCATGGCTCAAATCTCGGTACCTGCCGGGCACTGGCACACCAACTGGCTGAGGAAGCCACCGATCTTGGATACCGGACGACCGTCGCCCCCCTGGATAACGCGGTAGAAACCCTACCCACCGAGGGTGCGATGGTCGTGGTCGCCGCGTCCTACAACGGTCAACCGACCGACGACGCCCGACAGTTTCTCACCTGGCTCGATAGCGCAAAACCTCACCCGGACAGCGGATTGCGCTACGCGGTGCTCGGAGTCGGCGACCGGAACTGGGCCGAGACCTACCAAGCAATACCCAGGAGAATCGACGAAGGTCTCGCCGCCTACGGGGCCATCCCGATCCTCCCCCGAGGTGAAGCAGACACCTCTGGCGATTTCGCGGGCACCGTCGAGGCATTTTCGCAAGCACTCTGGATTTCGTTGGGCGGTGTCACCGGTGCGGATGCCTCCACCGTCCCGCTCGAGGCGCCCCTCTACGAACTGCGCGCCATCGACGGGCCCGTGACGGCGGCAATCGATGCCCGGTTCGAGGTGGTGCCAATGACCGTCCTGGACAACCGCGAATTGGTCAGCGCCGACAATTCTCTGGGGCAGGCAAAGCGGCTGGTACGTATCGAACTGCCCGCCGACATCGATTACCGCACAGGCGATCATCTCACCGTCCTCGCGGACAACCAGCCCGAGTTAGTGGACAAGGCAGCGGAACTGCTCGGTCTCGTACTCGACCGGCGCATATCGGTCAATGCCCGGCGCAGCACCCGCCGGGCGATCGCCCTGGACCGTGAGGTGAGCGTGCGGGAACTACTGACCCACTTCCTGGAGCTACGCAAACCGGCCACGAGATCTCAACTGCTTCGGCTGGCGGCGGCGAACCCTTGCCCACCGGAACGGGCCGCGCTGGAGGCGCTCGCCGATCATCCGGAAACTCGCTCGCTCGGTATCGCAGGGTGTCTGCTGGAGTTCCCCGCCACCAAGTTGTCACGGGCCGAACTGCTTGAACTGTTCGAACCGATGAGCCCACGGCACTATTCGATAGCTTCCTCAAACCGGCAAAGCCCGAGAGTCGTCGAGCTGGTCGTCAGCGTGCTCGACGCCCCAGCCAGGTCTGGATTCGGCGATTTCCAGGGGGTGGCCTCTAACTATCTGGCCAATGTCACACCGGGGCAACAGATCCGGGCCCGGGTTGACCAAGCCCGGCAGGCGTTCCGGGCAGGGGCCGATCCTTCCCGGAATGTCATCCTCGTCAGCGCCGGCACCGGAGTCGCGCCATTCCGTGGCTTTGTCGGTGACCGGATGGCCGCGCTGGACGCCGGTGAGCCGTTCGCGCCGGCTCTCTGTTTCTTCGGCATTCGACACCCCGAGGTGGACTACCTCTTCCGCGAGGAATTCGAGGCCGCGGAACGGTCCGGCGTGGTCCAGATGCGCCCGGCATTCTCCCGCGCATCCAAAAACGGCGTCAAGTACGTGCAAGACCGGATTGCCGCCGACGCGGACCACATCTGGGATCTGCTGGGCGATCCGGCCAAGCAGACACATGTATATGTCTGTGGAGATGGCGGCAAGATGGCCCCCGCTGTCCGAGATGCGTTCCTGCACATCTACCGGGAACACACCGGCGCCGACGAGCCCCAGGCCAGGGACTGGCTCATCGAACTCGTCGAAGCCGATCGCTATGTCGAGGATGTCTGGACAGAGTAG
- a CDS encoding peroxiredoxin → MTLRTIGDEFPAYNLTAVIGGDLSKVNAQQPDDYFTTVTSDDHPGKWRVIFFWPKDFTFVCPTEIAAFGRLNDEFADRDTQVLGASVDNEFVHFQWRAQHEDLKTLPFPMLSDLKRELAEAAGVLNSDGVADRATFIVDPDNIIQFVSVTAGSVGRNVDEVLRVLDALQSDELCACNWRKGDPTIDAGELMSAGV, encoded by the coding sequence GTGACTCTGCGCACCATCGGCGATGAATTCCCGGCATACAACCTCACTGCGGTCATCGGCGGCGACCTGTCGAAGGTGAACGCACAGCAGCCGGACGACTACTTCACCACCGTCACCAGCGACGACCACCCCGGCAAGTGGCGCGTAATCTTCTTCTGGCCCAAGGACTTCACCTTCGTGTGCCCGACGGAGATCGCCGCGTTCGGCCGTCTGAACGACGAGTTCGCCGATCGCGACACCCAGGTGCTGGGCGCTTCGGTCGACAACGAGTTCGTGCACTTCCAGTGGCGCGCACAGCACGAGGATCTCAAGACCCTGCCGTTCCCGATGCTCAGCGACCTCAAGCGCGAGCTGGCCGAGGCCGCGGGCGTGCTGAACTCCGATGGTGTGGCGGATCGGGCGACCTTCATCGTGGACCCCGACAACATCATCCAGTTCGTTTCCGTCACCGCCGGTTCGGTGGGCCGCAATGTCGACGAGGTGCTGCGCGTACTCGACGCGCTGCAGTCCGACGAGCTGTGCGCCTGCAACTGGCGCAAGGGTGACCCGACCATCGACGCGGGCGAGCTGATGAGCGCGGGCGTCTGA
- a CDS encoding alkyl hydroperoxide reductase has product MSIDNLKEALPEYAKDLKLNLGSVARGTVLSPSQLWGTLVATAAATRNEQVFKEIREEAAGVLSPEALDAALGAASIMAMTNVFYRGRGFLDGAYDDLRPGLRMNIMANPGVDKAEFELWSFAVSTINGCHFCVGSHEKVLREAGLTREQILEGLKIAAIVAGVAQALATVPALV; this is encoded by the coding sequence ATGAGCATCGACAACCTGAAGGAAGCACTGCCCGAGTACGCCAAGGATCTCAAGCTCAACCTGGGCTCGGTGGCGCGGGGCACCGTGCTGTCTCCGAGCCAGCTCTGGGGCACTTTGGTCGCCACGGCGGCTGCCACCCGTAACGAGCAGGTGTTCAAGGAGATTCGCGAGGAAGCTGCGGGCGTGCTATCGCCCGAGGCGCTGGATGCCGCGCTGGGCGCCGCGTCCATCATGGCGATGACCAACGTGTTCTACCGAGGTCGCGGCTTCCTGGATGGAGCCTATGACGATCTGCGCCCCGGACTGCGGATGAACATCATGGCCAACCCGGGCGTTGACAAGGCCGAGTTCGAACTGTGGTCCTTCGCGGTGTCCACCATCAACGGCTGCCACTTCTGTGTGGGGTCGCACGAGAAGGTGCTGCGTGAGGCCGGGCTGACCCGTGAGCAGATCTTGGAAGGTCTCAAGATTGCCGCGATCGTTGCCGGTGTCGCACAGGCGCTGGCCACGGTTCCCGCGCTGGTCTAA
- a CDS encoding cutinase family protein, with translation MCYAASAVAAFLALLGGYGMQSPPSARAASCADIDLSFARGTNEPAGLGDVGKSFTDAVQKQLKGAKGMSISTYGVDYPASIDFIQAGKGSDDLSKHIQKTAADCPKMKFVVGGYAQGAAVVDVLLGNTPPGTYTFTNPLPAGLEDRIVAIVLFGDPKNIRPPGVEANLAIRDELLHKVVDVCNPGDFFCDPQGGDIISHITYAKDKLTDGAADTVVQRLVALLGHRCGSADTSAADNTVPCSPST, from the coding sequence CTGTGTTACGCGGCCTCCGCTGTCGCCGCATTCCTCGCGCTGCTCGGCGGCTACGGCATGCAATCTCCACCGTCCGCGCGCGCAGCGAGCTGCGCCGACATCGATCTGTCCTTCGCCCGCGGCACCAACGAACCGGCGGGACTCGGCGACGTCGGCAAGTCGTTCACCGATGCGGTCCAGAAGCAGCTCAAGGGCGCCAAGGGCATGAGCATTTCCACGTACGGAGTGGACTATCCGGCAAGCATCGACTTCATCCAGGCCGGTAAGGGATCCGATGACCTGAGCAAGCACATCCAGAAGACGGCCGCCGACTGCCCGAAGATGAAATTCGTCGTCGGCGGATACGCCCAAGGGGCGGCGGTGGTAGACGTGCTGCTGGGCAATACCCCGCCGGGCACCTACACATTTACCAACCCGCTACCCGCCGGGCTGGAGGACCGCATCGTCGCCATAGTGCTCTTCGGGGATCCCAAGAACATCCGTCCGCCGGGCGTGGAAGCCAACCTGGCAATTCGAGATGAACTGCTACACAAAGTGGTTGATGTGTGTAACCCGGGCGACTTCTTCTGCGACCCGCAGGGTGGCGACATCATCTCCCACATCACATACGCCAAGGACAAGCTCACCGATGGCGCGGCCGATACCGTGGTGCAAAGGCTGGTCGCACTACTGGGACACCGCTGCGGGAGTGCGGACACCTCAGCAGCCGACAACACCGTCCCCTGCTCCCCCAGCACGTAA
- a CDS encoding isochorismatase family protein, whose protein sequence is MRRRTFLRSSSLAVPAAALGLTSMPAEAHADVRPTGSITYPFSAIHVPATSAPWTLEPDRAVLLVHDMQHYFVKAYAPQSDPIATVLKNIKSLLDTAHAHQVPVYYSAQPGGMTTAQRGLFGQLYGPGMPDDDAERAIVDPLGPTAADTVLTKWKYSEFFRSDLLDILRNANRDQLIIVGVYAFSGITATSTDAIQNDIQAFIVSDAVADYTATGHNQALTWCAERTARILTTRSALSALANS, encoded by the coding sequence ATGCGTAGACGCACATTTCTTCGTTCCAGCTCTCTAGCCGTTCCTGCTGCGGCACTGGGTCTCACCTCAATGCCCGCGGAGGCTCATGCCGACGTCCGGCCCACCGGGTCAATCACATACCCGTTCAGCGCAATCCACGTGCCGGCCACCAGCGCACCCTGGACGCTCGAACCGGATCGCGCGGTGCTGCTGGTCCACGATATGCAGCATTACTTTGTGAAGGCCTATGCGCCGCAGTCTGATCCCATCGCGACAGTGCTCAAGAACATCAAGAGCCTGCTCGATACCGCGCACGCGCACCAGGTACCGGTGTACTACTCGGCACAACCCGGAGGCATGACGACAGCGCAACGCGGGCTCTTCGGCCAGCTCTACGGACCCGGCATGCCCGACGACGACGCCGAGCGGGCCATCGTCGATCCGCTCGGGCCGACGGCCGCAGATACCGTTCTCACCAAATGGAAGTACAGCGAGTTCTTCCGCTCCGATCTCCTGGACATCCTGCGCAACGCCAACCGGGATCAGCTGATCATCGTGGGTGTCTACGCCTTCTCCGGGATCACCGCTACGTCCACCGACGCGATTCAGAACGACATCCAGGCCTTCATCGTCTCCGATGCAGTGGCGGATTACACCGCCACTGGCCACAATCAGGCGCTGACCTGGTGCGCGGAACGGACAGCCAGAATCTTGACCACGCGGTCTGCGCTGAGCGCACTGGCCAATTCCTGA